The following proteins are encoded in a genomic region of Magnolia sinica isolate HGM2019 chromosome 1, MsV1, whole genome shotgun sequence:
- the LOC131239548 gene encoding glutamate receptor 3.4-like isoform X3 produces MEKEVIAILGPQSSGIAHVISHVVDELQVPLLSFAATDPTLAALQYPYFLRTTQSDYFQMNAVADVVEFYGWREVIAIFVDDDNGRSGITALGDALARKRSKISYKAAFPPGASETLINDLLVGVNLMESRVYVIHVNPDTGINIFSIAKYLGMMSSGYAWIATDWLTTALDSIEPVDHEKMNLLQGVITLRHHTPDSNLKRKFVSRWNGLVRKGNAKSGLNAYGLYAYDSVWIVAHAINEFLNEGGTISFSRDSRLRDENGSTLHLAVLRAFDGGQKLLQKVLQTNFTGLTGQIRFDSEKTLVRPAYEILNIGGTGIRRVGYWSNYSHLSVVAPEVLYKKPPNTSTASQQLLSVIWPGETLTTPRGWVFPNNGKPLRIAVPNRAIYKEFVTKDSGPDGVKGFCVDVFKAAVSLLQYPVPHQFILFGDGKENPNYNDLVSRVADNKYDAAVGDISIVTNRTRIVDFTQPYIESGLVVVATVKKIDSNAWAFLKPFSLEMWLVTFAFFLFVGAVVWILEHRINTEFRGPPSQQLVTIFWFSFSTMFFAHRENTMSTLGRAVLLIWLFVVLIINSSYTASLTSILTVQQLTSRVEGIDSLISSNEPIGIQGGSFTKNYLIEELNVAESRIVTLKHPEDYEIALLRGPKGGGVAAIVDELPYIELFLSNTNCKFRVAGQEFTKSGWGFAFQRDSPLAVDLSTAILTLSESGELQRMRDKWLSREGCSTQMTNTVDVSRLSLKSFWGLFLICGIACFLALLVFFIRLFRQFRQKKKHPENREKSHHKDVQPVPHPEDDDGPVPPRAQPVYPILMRMTKSFREFFNLMDEKEPEVDEKKKEKGSTSSN; encoded by the exons ATGGAGAAAGAAGTCATCGCCATCCTTGGCCCACAGTCCTCCGGTATAGCACATGTCATCTCTCACGTTGTCGATGAACTTCAGGTCCCACTACTGTCATTTGCAGCAACTGACCCGACACTTGCTGCACTACAATACCCGTATTTCCTTCGCACCACGCAAAGTGACTACTTCCAAATGAATGCGGTTGCCGACGTGGTTGAGTTCTATGGATGGAGGGAGGTAATTGCCATTTTCGTGGACGATGATAACGGGAGAAGTGGGATTACTGCATTGGGTGACGCCCTCGCAAGGAAACGGTCGAAGATATCGTACAAAGCCGCGTTCCCACCTGGAGCGAGTGAAACACTTATCAATGACTTGTTGGTCGGAGTAAATCTGATGGAGTCTCGGGTTTATGTTATTCATGTAAATCCCGACACGGGTATTAACATTTTCTCCATTGCAAAATATCTTGGCATGATGTCCAGCGGGTATGCATGGATAGCAACAGATTGGCTCACTACCGCTTTGGATTCGATCGAACCAGTTGATCACGAAAAAATGAATCTTCTACAAGGGGTCATCACTCTTCGCCATCATACACCTGATTCCAATCTCAAAAGGAAGTTTGTATCTAGGTGGAATGGTTTAGTTAGGAAAGGGAATGCTAAGTCGGGCTTGAATGCTTACGGGCTCTATGCATATGACTCTGTTTGGATAGTTGCTCATGCCATCAATGAATTTTTGAATGAAGGAGGAACCATTTCCTTTTCAAGAGATTCAAGGTTGCGGGATGAGAATGGAAGTACGCTGCACTTAGCAGTactccgtgcatttgatggaGGCCAGAAATTACTCCAGAAAGTGTTACAGACGAACTTCACAGGTCTAACTGGCCAAATTCGGTTCGATTCTGAAAAAACTCTGGTTCGTCCTGCATATGAGATTCTCAATATTGGTGGGACTGGGATTCGGAGAGTCGGGTATTGGTCTAATTATTCGCATTTATCAGTCGTTGCTCCGGAAGTTCTATATAAAAAGCCGCCAAACACATCCACTGCTAGTCAACAGCTTCTCAGTGTCATCTGGCCTGGTGAAACCCTAACTACACCACGTGGGTGGGTGTTCCCGAACAATGGGAAGCCACTGAGAATCGCTGTTCCGAACCGTGCAATATACAAGGAATTTGTGACAAAGGATAGTGGCCCAGATGGGGTGAAAGGTTTTTGTGTCGACGTGTTCAAAGCTGCAGTGAGCTTGTTGCAATATCCTGTCCCACACCAATTTATATTGTTCGGAGATGGTAAAGAAAATCCCAACTACAACGATCTCGTGAGTAGGGTCGCTGACAAT AAATATGATGCAGCCGTTGGGGACATATCCATCGTCACGAACAGGACAAGGATTGTGGATTTTACACAACCTTACATTGAATCAGGCCTTGTTGTTGTTGCTACTGTCAAAAAGATCGACTCAAATGCATGGGCTTTCCTGAAGCCCTTCTCCCTAGAAATGTGGTTGGTCACATTTGCGTTCTTTCTCTTCGTGGGAGCTGTTGTTTGGATTCTGGAGCATCGGATTAACACTGAGTTCCGTGGACCTCCAAGCCAACAGCTTGTAACGATTTTCTG GTTTAGCTTCTCAACGATGTTTTTCGCACACA GAGAGAACACCATGAGCACCCTCGGACGTGCTGTCCTACTGATATGGCTGTTTGTAGTATTGATTATCAATTCAAGCTACACTGCTAGCTTAACGTCGATCCTCACAGTGCAGCAGCTTACATCGCGGGTTGAAGGAATCGACAGCTTGATCTCGAGCAACGAGCCTATTGGGATTCAAGGCGGGTCGTTTACCAAGAATTATCTGATCGAAGAGCTCAATGTCGCAGAGTCAAGGATTGTGACCTTAAAACACCCAGAAGACTACGAAATTGCTCTTCTGCGTGGACCAAAAGGGGGCGGAGTCGCTGCAATTGTTGATGAGCTTCCTTATATTGAGCTCTTCTTGTCCAACACCAACTGCAAGTTCAGGGTTGCTGGGCAGGAATTCACGAAAAGCGGATGGGGATTC GCCTTCCAAAGGGATTCTCCTCTAGCAGTGGACTTGTCGACAGCCATTCTCACCCTGTCTGAGAGTGGTGAACTCCAAAGGATGCGTGATAAATGGCTTTCCCGCGAGGGGTGTTCCACTCAAATGACCAATACAGTTGATGTGAGCCGCTTGAGCCTCAAGAGCTTCTGGGGCCTCTTCCTCATATGTGGCATCGCATGTTTCCTTGCACTTCTCGTGTTTTTCATAAGATTGTTCCGTCAGTTCAGGCAGAAAAAGAAACATCCGGAGAACCGCGAGAAAAGCCATCATAAGGACGTACAACCCGTTCCACATCCTGAGGATGATGACGGACCCGTTCCACCTCGGGCTCAACCCGTTTATCCAATTCTGATGAGAATGACTAAAAGTTTCAGGGAGTTCTTTAATCTCATGGATGAGAAAGAACCTGAGGTGgatgaaaagaagaaggagaagggaaGCACTAGCAGTAATTAG
- the LOC131239548 gene encoding glutamate receptor 3.4-like isoform X1, translating to MLVLLNCTWFHLISVDTCWCNPKTQMKFSTHRSWGHNMTIGFGHISLSMLVLVLVLYSFGPTEAAGRNQSANVPLRPRVINIGALFTFNSMIGRAAKPGIAAAIDDVNADATVLSGTKLNIIIQDTNCSGFVGTIEALQLMEKEVIAILGPQSSGIAHVISHVVDELQVPLLSFAATDPTLAALQYPYFLRTTQSDYFQMNAVADVVEFYGWREVIAIFVDDDNGRSGITALGDALARKRSKISYKAAFPPGASETLINDLLVGVNLMESRVYVIHVNPDTGINIFSIAKYLGMMSSGYAWIATDWLTTALDSIEPVDHEKMNLLQGVITLRHHTPDSNLKRKFVSRWNGLVRKGNAKSGLNAYGLYAYDSVWIVAHAINEFLNEGGTISFSRDSRLRDENGSTLHLAVLRAFDGGQKLLQKVLQTNFTGLTGQIRFDSEKTLVRPAYEILNIGGTGIRRVGYWSNYSHLSVVAPEVLYKKPPNTSTASQQLLSVIWPGETLTTPRGWVFPNNGKPLRIAVPNRAIYKEFVTKDSGPDGVKGFCVDVFKAAVSLLQYPVPHQFILFGDGKENPNYNDLVSRVADNKYDAAVGDISIVTNRTRIVDFTQPYIESGLVVVATVKKIDSNAWAFLKPFSLEMWLVTFAFFLFVGAVVWILEHRINTEFRGPPSQQLVTIFWFSFSTMFFAHRENTMSTLGRAVLLIWLFVVLIINSSYTASLTSILTVQQLTSRVEGIDSLISSNEPIGIQGGSFTKNYLIEELNVAESRIVTLKHPEDYEIALLRGPKGGGVAAIVDELPYIELFLSNTNCKFRVAGQEFTKSGWGFAFQRDSPLAVDLSTAILTLSESGELQRMRDKWLSREGCSTQMTNTVDVSRLSLKSFWGLFLICGIACFLALLVFFIRLFRQFRQKKKHPENREKSHHKDVQPVPHPEDDDGPVPPRAQPVYPILMRMTKSFREFFNLMDEKEPEVDEKKKEKGSTSSN from the exons atgCTTGTTTTACTGAATTGTACTTGGTTTCATCTCATTTCAGTG GACACATGTTGGTGTAATCCGAAGACACAGATGAAATTTTCGACACATCGATCTTGGGGTCACAATATGACAATTGGCTTTGGCCATATTTCTTTGTCGATGCTGGTTTTGGTATTGGTTTTATACTCCTTTGGTCCCACTGAAGCTGCAGGTAGGAACCAAAGTGCCAACGTTCCATTAAGGCCAAGAGTCATTAACATTGGAGCTCTGTTTACTTTCAACTCGATGATTGGTAGAGCTGCCAAACCTGGTATTGCAGCTGCAATTGATGACGTGAATGCTGATGCGACCGTTCTTTCTGGCACAAAGCTAAATATTATCATTCAAGACACTAATTGCAGCGGCTTTGTTGGAACCATTGAAG CTTTGCAGCTGATGGAGAAAGAAGTCATCGCCATCCTTGGCCCACAGTCCTCCGGTATAGCACATGTCATCTCTCACGTTGTCGATGAACTTCAGGTCCCACTACTGTCATTTGCAGCAACTGACCCGACACTTGCTGCACTACAATACCCGTATTTCCTTCGCACCACGCAAAGTGACTACTTCCAAATGAATGCGGTTGCCGACGTGGTTGAGTTCTATGGATGGAGGGAGGTAATTGCCATTTTCGTGGACGATGATAACGGGAGAAGTGGGATTACTGCATTGGGTGACGCCCTCGCAAGGAAACGGTCGAAGATATCGTACAAAGCCGCGTTCCCACCTGGAGCGAGTGAAACACTTATCAATGACTTGTTGGTCGGAGTAAATCTGATGGAGTCTCGGGTTTATGTTATTCATGTAAATCCCGACACGGGTATTAACATTTTCTCCATTGCAAAATATCTTGGCATGATGTCCAGCGGGTATGCATGGATAGCAACAGATTGGCTCACTACCGCTTTGGATTCGATCGAACCAGTTGATCACGAAAAAATGAATCTTCTACAAGGGGTCATCACTCTTCGCCATCATACACCTGATTCCAATCTCAAAAGGAAGTTTGTATCTAGGTGGAATGGTTTAGTTAGGAAAGGGAATGCTAAGTCGGGCTTGAATGCTTACGGGCTCTATGCATATGACTCTGTTTGGATAGTTGCTCATGCCATCAATGAATTTTTGAATGAAGGAGGAACCATTTCCTTTTCAAGAGATTCAAGGTTGCGGGATGAGAATGGAAGTACGCTGCACTTAGCAGTactccgtgcatttgatggaGGCCAGAAATTACTCCAGAAAGTGTTACAGACGAACTTCACAGGTCTAACTGGCCAAATTCGGTTCGATTCTGAAAAAACTCTGGTTCGTCCTGCATATGAGATTCTCAATATTGGTGGGACTGGGATTCGGAGAGTCGGGTATTGGTCTAATTATTCGCATTTATCAGTCGTTGCTCCGGAAGTTCTATATAAAAAGCCGCCAAACACATCCACTGCTAGTCAACAGCTTCTCAGTGTCATCTGGCCTGGTGAAACCCTAACTACACCACGTGGGTGGGTGTTCCCGAACAATGGGAAGCCACTGAGAATCGCTGTTCCGAACCGTGCAATATACAAGGAATTTGTGACAAAGGATAGTGGCCCAGATGGGGTGAAAGGTTTTTGTGTCGACGTGTTCAAAGCTGCAGTGAGCTTGTTGCAATATCCTGTCCCACACCAATTTATATTGTTCGGAGATGGTAAAGAAAATCCCAACTACAACGATCTCGTGAGTAGGGTCGCTGACAAT AAATATGATGCAGCCGTTGGGGACATATCCATCGTCACGAACAGGACAAGGATTGTGGATTTTACACAACCTTACATTGAATCAGGCCTTGTTGTTGTTGCTACTGTCAAAAAGATCGACTCAAATGCATGGGCTTTCCTGAAGCCCTTCTCCCTAGAAATGTGGTTGGTCACATTTGCGTTCTTTCTCTTCGTGGGAGCTGTTGTTTGGATTCTGGAGCATCGGATTAACACTGAGTTCCGTGGACCTCCAAGCCAACAGCTTGTAACGATTTTCTG GTTTAGCTTCTCAACGATGTTTTTCGCACACA GAGAGAACACCATGAGCACCCTCGGACGTGCTGTCCTACTGATATGGCTGTTTGTAGTATTGATTATCAATTCAAGCTACACTGCTAGCTTAACGTCGATCCTCACAGTGCAGCAGCTTACATCGCGGGTTGAAGGAATCGACAGCTTGATCTCGAGCAACGAGCCTATTGGGATTCAAGGCGGGTCGTTTACCAAGAATTATCTGATCGAAGAGCTCAATGTCGCAGAGTCAAGGATTGTGACCTTAAAACACCCAGAAGACTACGAAATTGCTCTTCTGCGTGGACCAAAAGGGGGCGGAGTCGCTGCAATTGTTGATGAGCTTCCTTATATTGAGCTCTTCTTGTCCAACACCAACTGCAAGTTCAGGGTTGCTGGGCAGGAATTCACGAAAAGCGGATGGGGATTC GCCTTCCAAAGGGATTCTCCTCTAGCAGTGGACTTGTCGACAGCCATTCTCACCCTGTCTGAGAGTGGTGAACTCCAAAGGATGCGTGATAAATGGCTTTCCCGCGAGGGGTGTTCCACTCAAATGACCAATACAGTTGATGTGAGCCGCTTGAGCCTCAAGAGCTTCTGGGGCCTCTTCCTCATATGTGGCATCGCATGTTTCCTTGCACTTCTCGTGTTTTTCATAAGATTGTTCCGTCAGTTCAGGCAGAAAAAGAAACATCCGGAGAACCGCGAGAAAAGCCATCATAAGGACGTACAACCCGTTCCACATCCTGAGGATGATGACGGACCCGTTCCACCTCGGGCTCAACCCGTTTATCCAATTCTGATGAGAATGACTAAAAGTTTCAGGGAGTTCTTTAATCTCATGGATGAGAAAGAACCTGAGGTGgatgaaaagaagaaggagaagggaaGCACTAGCAGTAATTAG
- the LOC131239548 gene encoding glutamate receptor 3.4-like isoform X2: MDTCWCNPKTQMKFSTHRSWGHNMTIGFGHISLSMLVLVLVLYSFGPTEAAGRNQSANVPLRPRVINIGALFTFNSMIGRAAKPGIAAAIDDVNADATVLSGTKLNIIIQDTNCSGFVGTIEALQLMEKEVIAILGPQSSGIAHVISHVVDELQVPLLSFAATDPTLAALQYPYFLRTTQSDYFQMNAVADVVEFYGWREVIAIFVDDDNGRSGITALGDALARKRSKISYKAAFPPGASETLINDLLVGVNLMESRVYVIHVNPDTGINIFSIAKYLGMMSSGYAWIATDWLTTALDSIEPVDHEKMNLLQGVITLRHHTPDSNLKRKFVSRWNGLVRKGNAKSGLNAYGLYAYDSVWIVAHAINEFLNEGGTISFSRDSRLRDENGSTLHLAVLRAFDGGQKLLQKVLQTNFTGLTGQIRFDSEKTLVRPAYEILNIGGTGIRRVGYWSNYSHLSVVAPEVLYKKPPNTSTASQQLLSVIWPGETLTTPRGWVFPNNGKPLRIAVPNRAIYKEFVTKDSGPDGVKGFCVDVFKAAVSLLQYPVPHQFILFGDGKENPNYNDLVSRVADNKYDAAVGDISIVTNRTRIVDFTQPYIESGLVVVATVKKIDSNAWAFLKPFSLEMWLVTFAFFLFVGAVVWILEHRINTEFRGPPSQQLVTIFWFSFSTMFFAHRENTMSTLGRAVLLIWLFVVLIINSSYTASLTSILTVQQLTSRVEGIDSLISSNEPIGIQGGSFTKNYLIEELNVAESRIVTLKHPEDYEIALLRGPKGGGVAAIVDELPYIELFLSNTNCKFRVAGQEFTKSGWGFAFQRDSPLAVDLSTAILTLSESGELQRMRDKWLSREGCSTQMTNTVDVSRLSLKSFWGLFLICGIACFLALLVFFIRLFRQFRQKKKHPENREKSHHKDVQPVPHPEDDDGPVPPRAQPVYPILMRMTKSFREFFNLMDEKEPEVDEKKKEKGSTSSN, encoded by the exons ATG GACACATGTTGGTGTAATCCGAAGACACAGATGAAATTTTCGACACATCGATCTTGGGGTCACAATATGACAATTGGCTTTGGCCATATTTCTTTGTCGATGCTGGTTTTGGTATTGGTTTTATACTCCTTTGGTCCCACTGAAGCTGCAGGTAGGAACCAAAGTGCCAACGTTCCATTAAGGCCAAGAGTCATTAACATTGGAGCTCTGTTTACTTTCAACTCGATGATTGGTAGAGCTGCCAAACCTGGTATTGCAGCTGCAATTGATGACGTGAATGCTGATGCGACCGTTCTTTCTGGCACAAAGCTAAATATTATCATTCAAGACACTAATTGCAGCGGCTTTGTTGGAACCATTGAAG CTTTGCAGCTGATGGAGAAAGAAGTCATCGCCATCCTTGGCCCACAGTCCTCCGGTATAGCACATGTCATCTCTCACGTTGTCGATGAACTTCAGGTCCCACTACTGTCATTTGCAGCAACTGACCCGACACTTGCTGCACTACAATACCCGTATTTCCTTCGCACCACGCAAAGTGACTACTTCCAAATGAATGCGGTTGCCGACGTGGTTGAGTTCTATGGATGGAGGGAGGTAATTGCCATTTTCGTGGACGATGATAACGGGAGAAGTGGGATTACTGCATTGGGTGACGCCCTCGCAAGGAAACGGTCGAAGATATCGTACAAAGCCGCGTTCCCACCTGGAGCGAGTGAAACACTTATCAATGACTTGTTGGTCGGAGTAAATCTGATGGAGTCTCGGGTTTATGTTATTCATGTAAATCCCGACACGGGTATTAACATTTTCTCCATTGCAAAATATCTTGGCATGATGTCCAGCGGGTATGCATGGATAGCAACAGATTGGCTCACTACCGCTTTGGATTCGATCGAACCAGTTGATCACGAAAAAATGAATCTTCTACAAGGGGTCATCACTCTTCGCCATCATACACCTGATTCCAATCTCAAAAGGAAGTTTGTATCTAGGTGGAATGGTTTAGTTAGGAAAGGGAATGCTAAGTCGGGCTTGAATGCTTACGGGCTCTATGCATATGACTCTGTTTGGATAGTTGCTCATGCCATCAATGAATTTTTGAATGAAGGAGGAACCATTTCCTTTTCAAGAGATTCAAGGTTGCGGGATGAGAATGGAAGTACGCTGCACTTAGCAGTactccgtgcatttgatggaGGCCAGAAATTACTCCAGAAAGTGTTACAGACGAACTTCACAGGTCTAACTGGCCAAATTCGGTTCGATTCTGAAAAAACTCTGGTTCGTCCTGCATATGAGATTCTCAATATTGGTGGGACTGGGATTCGGAGAGTCGGGTATTGGTCTAATTATTCGCATTTATCAGTCGTTGCTCCGGAAGTTCTATATAAAAAGCCGCCAAACACATCCACTGCTAGTCAACAGCTTCTCAGTGTCATCTGGCCTGGTGAAACCCTAACTACACCACGTGGGTGGGTGTTCCCGAACAATGGGAAGCCACTGAGAATCGCTGTTCCGAACCGTGCAATATACAAGGAATTTGTGACAAAGGATAGTGGCCCAGATGGGGTGAAAGGTTTTTGTGTCGACGTGTTCAAAGCTGCAGTGAGCTTGTTGCAATATCCTGTCCCACACCAATTTATATTGTTCGGAGATGGTAAAGAAAATCCCAACTACAACGATCTCGTGAGTAGGGTCGCTGACAAT AAATATGATGCAGCCGTTGGGGACATATCCATCGTCACGAACAGGACAAGGATTGTGGATTTTACACAACCTTACATTGAATCAGGCCTTGTTGTTGTTGCTACTGTCAAAAAGATCGACTCAAATGCATGGGCTTTCCTGAAGCCCTTCTCCCTAGAAATGTGGTTGGTCACATTTGCGTTCTTTCTCTTCGTGGGAGCTGTTGTTTGGATTCTGGAGCATCGGATTAACACTGAGTTCCGTGGACCTCCAAGCCAACAGCTTGTAACGATTTTCTG GTTTAGCTTCTCAACGATGTTTTTCGCACACA GAGAGAACACCATGAGCACCCTCGGACGTGCTGTCCTACTGATATGGCTGTTTGTAGTATTGATTATCAATTCAAGCTACACTGCTAGCTTAACGTCGATCCTCACAGTGCAGCAGCTTACATCGCGGGTTGAAGGAATCGACAGCTTGATCTCGAGCAACGAGCCTATTGGGATTCAAGGCGGGTCGTTTACCAAGAATTATCTGATCGAAGAGCTCAATGTCGCAGAGTCAAGGATTGTGACCTTAAAACACCCAGAAGACTACGAAATTGCTCTTCTGCGTGGACCAAAAGGGGGCGGAGTCGCTGCAATTGTTGATGAGCTTCCTTATATTGAGCTCTTCTTGTCCAACACCAACTGCAAGTTCAGGGTTGCTGGGCAGGAATTCACGAAAAGCGGATGGGGATTC GCCTTCCAAAGGGATTCTCCTCTAGCAGTGGACTTGTCGACAGCCATTCTCACCCTGTCTGAGAGTGGTGAACTCCAAAGGATGCGTGATAAATGGCTTTCCCGCGAGGGGTGTTCCACTCAAATGACCAATACAGTTGATGTGAGCCGCTTGAGCCTCAAGAGCTTCTGGGGCCTCTTCCTCATATGTGGCATCGCATGTTTCCTTGCACTTCTCGTGTTTTTCATAAGATTGTTCCGTCAGTTCAGGCAGAAAAAGAAACATCCGGAGAACCGCGAGAAAAGCCATCATAAGGACGTACAACCCGTTCCACATCCTGAGGATGATGACGGACCCGTTCCACCTCGGGCTCAACCCGTTTATCCAATTCTGATGAGAATGACTAAAAGTTTCAGGGAGTTCTTTAATCTCATGGATGAGAAAGAACCTGAGGTGgatgaaaagaagaaggagaagggaaGCACTAGCAGTAATTAG